The Gammaproteobacteria bacterium genome contains the following window.
ACAAACCACACAGCTCCCAGCTGCCCAGGTGCGGGGCCGCCAGAATAACGCCGCGATGCTGCGCTATCGCCGCGTCCATGACCGCCTGACCGGTCGAGGACCTGACCAGCGTCGTGATTCGAGGCGCGCTCGCGCGCCACAGATAAGCGGCTTCGGCGACGGATTTACCCGTCTCGATTAGGCTCGCGCGCGCGGTGCGCGTCCGCCAGTCTTGTGTGCGTTCCGGGAAACTCAAGTTCAGATTGATATCGGTAACGCGCCGCACGGGCGTAGGCAGGGTATGTATGCACCGACCGATCATCGCGCCAAGCCCGTGCGCCACGCTTAACGGCAACAGCGCCAATACTCTGACCAGTGCCGAGATTAACAGTGGGCGCATCGAAATGCAGGCGCGGGCGCGCCATAGATGCCGATGATTCCAGTCCGCCGATGCTCAGCCGACGTCGGCCAGACGGGGCTGCAAGCGGCTGTCTTCCCTGGTATTTTCAAGCCCCGCGGCCATCAGCGGCTTAAGCGTAGAGCGCAGACTCTTGAACACGCGCGGATCGGCCTGCTCCTGAGTAGCAAGCAGCGACTTCATGTGCATGCGCTGCATGGGCATGCCGAAGCACGCCGGACAGTTTTCCGGTATGACCGGCAGAGCGAGTTCGCGGGCGCACGCGGCCGTCTGCCGCTCGCGCGCGTACACGAGCGGGCGGATCACGCGCAAATTGCCGGCGTCGATGCGGTAATGCGCCTTCATGGTCTTGAGGCGGCCACCGTAAAACGCGGCGAGCATAAAGCTTTCCGCCAGATCGTCGAGATGCTGGCCCAGCGCCAGCACGTTATAGCGTTGCTCGCGCGCCGCGCCGTACATCTCGCCGCGCTTCATGCGCGAGCAAAAAGCGCAGTAGGACTCGTTGTCCATGTGCTCGGTGGCAATCTTCAGGATCGGTTTGCGCCTGTAAAAATATGGCACGCCCAGCTTTTCCATGTAAGGAATAAGCGGGGACGGATCGTATACTTCCGACTGCGGGTCGATGGTCACCGCGCCAAGCTCGAAACGAATCGGTGCGCACTTTTGGAAATGCAACAGCAGATGCAGCAGGCTCAGCGAATCCTTGCCACCCGACAATCCCAGCAGGATGCGGTCGCCCGAACGGATCATCTCGTAGTCCGCGATGGCCTTGCCGGCGAGCCGCAACAGTGACTTGGGTGGTTTTACCGGCATACTGACGGTGATTGACATCGCGGGCCTTGAACTGGATTTCTATGGCAGCTTATCCCAGATCGAGCCAGGTTTGTAAACCACAAACAGCGGTTATCATGCCTTTACGATTATCGTCGCTGGAACGCAGCAATGATTAGGAACCTGCGTTCAGCCGCAGGTACGCGCCCGCACAAACAAGGATCGAAAAAAGCGTGTTATCTCTTTACCCGAACGTTACGCCTTATCGTAAATTCCGGCTGCCGGTCGAAGACCCTCACGAACTTTACGTTGAGGAGTGTGGCCGCGCAGATGGCCTGCCGGCCCTATTTCTGCACGGCGGCCCCGGCGCCTGTTGCGAGCCATATCATCGGGGATTTTTCAACCCCCAGCGCTATCGCGTAGTGCTGTTCGATCAGCGTGGCAGCGGGCGCTCCAGCCCGCATGCCGAACTGACAGGCAACAGCACGCCACAGCTGGTCGCGGACGTCGAACGCCTGCGAGAGCATCTGGGCATCGACCGCTGGGTCGTGTTCGGCGGTTCCTGGGGTTCGACTTTGGGTCTGGCCTACGCGCAGGCGCATCCCGACCGGGTGCTGGGGTTGATACTGCGCGGCATATTCCTGTGCCGTAAACGCGATATCGACTGGTTTTATCAGGATGGCGCCAGCCGCATTTTCCCCGATTACTGGCAGGATTTCTTAGAGCCTATTCCGCCCGCGGAACGGGTAAGCCTGATGCAAGCGTACTATCAGCGCCTGACCGGCGACGACGAGGTGCAGCGCATGGCTGCGGCCAAGGCATGGTCCATCTGGGAGGGACGCGCGGCAACGCTGCGCGTTAATGCGGACGTAGTGAGTCACTTTGCCGATCCGCATATAGCCCTCAGTCTCGCGCGCATCGAGTGTCACTACTTTGTCAACGATTGCTTTATGACGCCGGATCAACTTCTGCGCAACGCGCGCCGGCTGCGAAACGTGCCAGGCATTATCGTCCATGGGCGCTACGACATCGTGTGTCCGGTCGAACAGGCGCTGGCGTTGCATCAGGTGTGGCCGGAGGCATCGCTGGAAATCGTGTCCGACGCCGGGCATTCCGCCACCGAGCCGGGAACGGTCGATGCGCTGATGCGTGCAACCGATGCGATGGCCGATCGCTTCACGTGATCGGCCTGCTGCAAAGAGTGACGTGTGCTCGGGTTGAAGTCGACGAAGTAACCGTCGTGGCGATCGGACGGGGTTTGCTGGTGATGGTGGCGGTCGAACATGGCGATGACGCGGCGCGCGCGGATCGTCTTCTGGAGCGCATTCTGGGCTACCGCGTTTTCGCGGATAAAGAGGGCCGCATGAATCTGAGCCTGGCTGATACGCACGGTGGACTGCTGCTGGTTCCGCAGTTCACCCTGGCCGCGGATACGCGCAAGGGCGCGCGGCCGAGTTTCGCCCCTGCCGCGCCGGCGGACTTAAGCGCCGCGCTGTACGATCATCTCACCGCCCGCGCGCGCGAACGCCACGCATTTGTCCAAACGGGGCAGTTCGGAGCGAACATGCAGATTCATCTGGTCAACGACGGGCCGGTCACTTTCTGGTTACGGGTAGCGCCGGGCGAGCAGTGACGAGTCCTGTGTAAAAATCGCGCGCCGCGATGTATTCTTTACGTTTGGCGGCTCACTCACACCAGCATGACCCAGCGCACCGCGTCGGTTGAACGCAACACTAACGAAACCCGGATCAGTATTAATCTGAATTTGCACGGCAGCGGCCACGCGAAGCTGCGTACAGGCGTGCCTTTTTTCGAGCACATGCTCGATCAGGTCGCACGCCACGGTCTGTTCGATCTCGACATCGAGGCTGAGG
Protein-coding sequences here:
- a CDS encoding tRNA 2-thiocytidine biosynthesis protein TtcA yields the protein MSITVSMPVKPPKSLLRLAGKAIADYEMIRSGDRILLGLSGGKDSLSLLHLLLHFQKCAPIRFELGAVTIDPQSEVYDPSPLIPYMEKLGVPYFYRRKPILKIATEHMDNESYCAFCSRMKRGEMYGAAREQRYNVLALGQHLDDLAESFMLAAFYGGRLKTMKAHYRIDAGNLRVIRPLVYARERQTAACARELALPVIPENCPACFGMPMQRMHMKSLLATQEQADPRVFKSLRSTLKPLMAAGLENTREDSRLQPRLADVG
- the pip gene encoding prolyl aminopeptidase, with translation MLSLYPNVTPYRKFRLPVEDPHELYVEECGRADGLPALFLHGGPGACCEPYHRGFFNPQRYRVVLFDQRGSGRSSPHAELTGNSTPQLVADVERLREHLGIDRWVVFGGSWGSTLGLAYAQAHPDRVLGLILRGIFLCRKRDIDWFYQDGASRIFPDYWQDFLEPIPPAERVSLMQAYYQRLTGDDEVQRMAAAKAWSIWEGRAATLRVNADVVSHFADPHIALSLARIECHYFVNDCFMTPDQLLRNARRLRNVPGIIVHGRYDIVCPVEQALALHQVWPEASLEIVSDAGHSATEPGTVDALMRATDAMADRFT
- a CDS encoding D-tyrosyl-tRNA(Tyr) deacylase; translation: MIGLLQRVTCARVEVDEVTVVAIGRGLLVMVAVEHGDDAARADRLLERILGYRVFADKEGRMNLSLADTHGGLLLVPQFTLAADTRKGARPSFAPAAPADLSAALYDHLTARARERHAFVQTGQFGANMQIHLVNDGPVTFWLRVAPGEQ